In the genome of Labeo rohita strain BAU-BD-2019 chromosome 24, IGBB_LRoh.1.0, whole genome shotgun sequence, one region contains:
- the cnn3a gene encoding calponin-3a, whose protein sequence is MTQFNKGPAYGLSAEVKNKIAQKYDLQKEEELRFWIEEVTGMPIGDSFQKGLKDGVILCELINKLQPGSIKKINHSQLNWHKLENLGNFIKAILAYGLKPNDIFEANDLFENGNMTQVQTTLLALASMAKTKGMETNIDIGVKYADKQQRNFDDEKMKAGQCVIGLQMGTNKCASQAGMTAYGTRRHLYDPKTQTEKPYDQTTISLQMGTNKGASQAGMSAPGTRRDIYDQKVALQPVDNSTISLQMGTNKVASQKGMSVYGLGRQVYDPKYCATPTEPMIHANGSQGTGTNGSEISDSDYQAEYQEEEYQGEYHDEYRGHYNDQGIDY, encoded by the exons ATTGCACAGAAATATGACCTGCAGAAAGAGGAGGAGCTTCGTTTCTGGATCGAGGAGGTGACTGGCATGCCGATCGGAGACAGCTTTCAGAAAGGGCTCAAGGATGGCGTCATACTCTGCGA aTTGATAAATAAGCTTCAGCCTGGATCgataaagaaaataaaccatTCACAGTTAAACTGGCATAAG CTAGAGAACCTCGGGAATTTCATCAAAGCCATTCTAGCCTACGGGCTGAAGCCCAATGACATCTTCGAAGCCAACGACCTTTTCGAAAACGGGAACATGACGCAAGTCCAGACCACACTTCTCGCTTTGGCCAGTATG GCAAAGACCAAAGGCATGGAAACGAACATTGACATTGGTGTGAAATATGCAGACAAGCAGCAGAGAAATTTTGATGATGAGAAGATGAAGGCTGGCCAGTGTGTCATCGGACTTCAG ATGGGAACCAACAAATGCGCAAGCCAGGCTGGTATGACCGCCTACGGGACCAGGAGACACCTTTACGACCCCAAGACGCAGACAGAGAAACCCTATGACCAAACCACCATTAGTCTGCAAATGGGCACCAATAAAGGAGCCAGCCAG GCTGGCATGTCCGCTCCAGGAACCAGGAGGGATATCTATGACCAGAAGGTAGCTTTGCAACCAGTGGATAACTCCACCATCTCATTACAAATGGGAACCAATAAGGTGGCCTCTCAGAAAGGCATGAGTGTGTATGGCTTGGGACGGCAAGTTTACGACCCCAAGTATTGCGCCACCCCAACAGAGCCCATGATCCACGCCAACGGCAGCCAAGGAACGGGAACGAATGGCTCGGAAATCAGCGATAGTGACTATCAGGCGGAATATCAAGAGGAGGAGTACCAAGGCGAATACCACGACGAGTACAGAGGGCACTATAACGACCAGGGCATCGACTACTAG